A genomic segment from Garra rufa chromosome 5, GarRuf1.0, whole genome shotgun sequence encodes:
- the LOC141334389 gene encoding NLR family CARD domain-containing protein 3-like translates to MKSDRSMEFPIMFKSDETRSILPPRSFIPKPICKKYDHSMNQPQDRTNPGVSHEVLNTFRSNLLKKFGRLYEGTATQGKPTLLNEIYTELYITESESGEISNEHEVRQIETQSRRTATEDTAIKCNHIFRPLPGQDKAIRTVLTKGVAGIGKTVSVQKFILDWAEGKENQNVQLIFPLPFREINLMKNKTLSLSDLLHVFFPETKEMEISSDEYKVLFIFDGLDECRLSLDFQSKVKVCNISESASVDVLLMNLIEGNLLPSALIWITSRPAAADLIPSECVHRVTEVRGFNEPQKEEYFRKRISDQSLADRIISHLKSSRSLYIMCHIPVFCWISAAVLEKMLSPAETGEIPKTLTQMYTHFLILQTNIKHEKDYEKKVTDEDMILKLGKVAFQQLVKGNLIFYEEDLRECGIDVTEASVYSGLCTQIFREELGLYQGKVFCFVHLSIQEHLAALYVHLSCTNHNRNVFDQSLWSKVKDWFQLNSSEHVSLSELHQRAVDEALKSKNGHLDLFLRFLLGLSVESHQILLQRIMTLNRSSSDSNEQTAEYIKEKIRTIDSPEKSINLFHCLNELGDRSLVEKIQQYLKSGPINEAKLSSSQWSALVFVLLTSEEELNEFRLDKFVKGKNKHENMKVLQKLLPVIKESRSVQLYNCGVTDEGCAALASALRSNPSNLRHLDLSENKLGDSVNLLFAVLEHPHCKLEILWLYDCGVTDEGCAALASALRSNPSHLRHLDLSENKLGDSVKMLSAVLEDPHSKLETLW, encoded by the exons atgaagagtgacCGGTCTATGGAGTTTCCAATTATGTTTAAGAGTGATGAAACAAG GTCAATCCTGCCACCCAGATCATTCATACCAAAACCCATCTGTAAGAAATATGACCATTCTATGAATCAACCACAGGACAGAACGAATCCTGGTGTCAG CCATGAAGTCCTCAACACGTTTAGATCAAATCTGCTAAAGAAGTTTGGTCGTCTGTATGAGGGAACAGCGACGCAGGGAAAGCCAACACTcctgaatgagatctacacagagctctacatcacagagagtgagagtggagagatcagtaatgaacatgaggtcagacagattgagacacaatccaggagaacagcaacagaggacacagccatcaaatgcaatcacatctttagacctttacctggacaagacaaagccatcagaactgtgctgacaaagggagtcgctggcattggaaaaacagtctctgtgcagaagttcatcctggactgggctgaagggaaagagaatcagaacgtccagctcatatttccacttcctttcagagaAATCAACTTGATGAAGAACAAAACACTCAGTCTTTCAGATCTTCTTCATGTCTTTTTCCCTGAAACTAAAGAAATGGAAATATCCAGTGATGAGTATAAAGtgttgttcatctttgatggtctggatgagtgtcgtCTGTCTCTGGACTTTCAGAGTAAAGTGAAAGTGTGTAATATATCTGAATCAGCCTCAGTGGACGTGCTGCTGATGAACCTCATTGAGGGgaatctgcttccctctgctctcatctggatcacctccagaccagcagcagctgatctcatcccctctgagtgtgtccatcgagtgacagaggtacgaggattcaatgagccacagaaggaggaatacttcaggaagagaatcagtgatcagagtctggccgacaggatcatctcacacctgAAGTCCTCCAGGAgcctctacatcatgtgccacatcccagtgttctgctggatctcagccgcTGTTCTAGAGAAGATGTTGAGTCCAGCAGAGACTGGagagattcccaagactctcactcaaatgtacacacacttcctgatcCTTCAGACCAACATCAAACATGAGAAGGACTATGAGAAGAAGGTGACAGATGAAGACATGATCCTCAAACTGGGGAAAGTGGCTTTTCAGCAGCTTGTGAAAGGCAACCTGATCTTCTATGAGGAAGACCTGAGAGAGTGTGGCATTGATGTGACAGAAGCATCAGTGTACTCAGGATTGTGcactcagatcttcagagaggagttgGGCTTGTATCAAGGGAAAGTCTTCTGTTTTGTTCATCTGAGCATTCAGGAACATTTAGCAGCTCTATATGTGCATCTGTCCTGTACAAACCACAACAGAAATGTGTTTGACCAGAGTTTGTGGTCTAAAGTTAAAGACTGGTTTCAACTTAATTCATCAGAACATGTTTCATTGTCTGAGCTTCATCAGAGAGCTGTGGATGAGGCTCTAAAGAGTAAAaatggacatctggatcttttCCTGCGGTTCCTTCTGGGTTTGTCAGTGGAGTCTCATCAGATTCTCCTACAACGAATAATGACACTGAACAGAAGCAGCTCTGACAGCAATGAGCAAACAGCTGAATACATCAAGGAGAAGATCAGGACCATTGACTCTCCAgagaaatccatcaatctgttccactgtctgaatgaactgggtGATCGTTCACTAGTGGAGAAAATACAACAGTATCTGAAATCTGGACCAATAAATGAAGCCAAACTCTCTTCATCTCAGTGGTCAGCTCTAgtttttgtgttgttgacatcagaaGAGGAACTGAATGAGTTTCGTCTTGATAAATTTGTTAAAGGAAAGAATaaacatgaaaatatgaaagttctTCAGAAGCTGCTGCCTGTAATTAAAGAATCCAGATCAGTTCA GTTGTATAATTGTggtgtcacagatgaaggttgtgctgctctggcttcagctctgagatcaaacccctcaaaCCTGAGACACCTGGATCTGTCTgagaataaactaggagattcagtGAATCTGCTTTTTGCTGTACTGGAGcatcctcactgtaaactggagatacTATG gttgtatgattgtggtgtcacagatgaaggttgtgctgctctggcttcagctctgagatcaaacccctcacacctgagacacCTGGATCTGTCTgagaataaactaggagattcagtGAAGATGCTTTCTGCTGTACTGGAGGATCCTCACAGTAAACTGGAGACACTGTGGTAA
- the LOC141335831 gene encoding uncharacterized protein: MMSGGVSLINMSHWECGKKRIRFLYLTNNNSFNLAKPSTNEDQMIPLFLGADLFSDTDVRSENQPRYHAKFAKRGLATKLVFPSDCRFQGLRLPCSSNSLWFYSVHGVFRVAFELYRKQDQLSVMESFQDLWKSRINDNNLNMIYHLSGQDGQPHQVVQDDQEAQTVLENSSHQVHQVSNEGEAHFFPISTDQSEISSSSDHDYCSSEQTNLSQSSSLEQKLHSLGEKVKLLTNIEAEHVKTATKVLDYVEHCITGTIDEEQLMETVMALFETHIQSYSIYSSGLLKAIAGWLGQQFNAANGTISHRVEGFKAQHIEHITNLPPPEELASELFPEAMRNLLAHWMGLSDEAENWKRHSEYPILLLILEFANHNLITGVAHVLYSSLICK, translated from the exons ATGATGTCTGGAGGAGTTTCTCTCATCAATATGTCTCATTGGGAATGTGGGAAAAAGAGGATACGATTCTTATATCTTACAAACAACAACTCGTTTAATCTTGCTAAACCGAGCACAAATGAG GATCAGATGATCCCTCTCTTTCTTGGAGCTGATCTGTTCTCAGACACAGACGTTCGCAGTGAAAACCAACCCAGATACCATGCTAAATTTGCTAAACGAGGACTAGCAACTAAACTGGTTTTCCCATCAG ACTGCAGATTCCAAGGGCTGCGTCTTCCTTGTTCCAGCAACAGTCTGTGGTTCTACAGCGTTCATGGAGTTTTCCGAGTGGCGTTTGAGCTGTATAGAAAACAAGACCAGCTCTCAGTTATGGAGTCATTTCAG GATCTGTGGAAATCTCGAATAAACGACAACAACTTGAACATGATCTATCATCTCAGTGGCCAGGATGGTCAACCTCATCAAGTGGTTCAAGATGATCAAGAGGCGCAAACAGTTTTGGAAAATTCATCACACCAAGTTCATCAAGTCTCCAACGAAGGAGAAGCACATTTCTTTCCAATAAGCACAGATCAGTCAGAAATCtcatcatcttcagaccatgactACTGTTCCTCAGAGCAAACAAACCTCAGCCAATCGTCTTCACTTGAACAGAAACTTCACAGCCTTGGAGAGAAAGTGAAGTTATTAACAAATATTGAAGCAGAACACGTAAAGACTGCCACAAAGGTCCTGGACTATGTTGAGCACTGCATTACTGGGACGATTGATGAGGAGCAACTGATGGAAACAGTGATGGCTCTGTTTGAAACTCACATTCAGAGCTACTCCATCTACTCCAGCGGTTTGCTGAAGGCTATCGCAGGTTGGCTCGGACAGCAGTTTAATGCGGCCAACGGCACCATCAGCCATCGGGTGGAAGGCTTTAAAGCTCAACACATCGAGCACATTACAAACTTACCTCCTCCAGAGGAGCTGGCATCTGAACTTTTCCCAGAGGCGATGCGAAATCTCCTGGCACACTGGATGGGGCTCAGTGACGAGGCAGAGAACTGGAAAAGACACAGCGAATACCCCATTTTATTACTTATTCTAGAATTTGCCAATCATAATCTGATCACAGGAGTGGCTCATGTACTGTATTCCAGTCTGATATGCAAGTAA